DNA from Polaribacter sp. NJDZ03:
TAGAAATAGGTTTGTTTGTAGAAATTGTACAGAAACCACATCAACGAAGTGGAGAATTAACAGAAGGTGTTATAGCAAAAATTCTAACTAAATCTCAAAACCATCCGTATGGTATTAAAGTTCAGTTAGAATCTGGGTTGGTAGGTAGAATTAAAAATATTATAGAATAAAAATACTTTAGTTAACAGGTACTTTAATCTCGTACACTTTTCTACTTTTATTGTTTAGTTTATTTTCTCTTAACCAAGGATTGTAAATTTTAAACTCTTTATAATTCATTCCAAATTTCTTTGCAAAATGTGTAATATTAGAAATTGCTGTATCAACTTTTATAGTTCTTGTTTTTGCTAAAGTGTATAGATCTTCATTTTCAAAGACAAAACCATATTTTTTAGGATTGCTTATTACTTCTTTTAAGGCAATAATTCTTAATACATATCTTTCAGTTTCATCGGGTAATTTAGCATCGTAATAATTAGTTACTTCTTGCTCATCTAACCTTTTACTAACACCATAGTTTCCTGCATTGTAAGCAGCGGCAGCTAAAGTCCAAGAATTAAAACGTTTTTGAGATTTTTTTAAATACTCAGCAGCTACTTTTGTAGATTTTTCAATATCGTAACGTTCGTCTACGTTGCTATTAATCTCTAAACCGTATTCTTTACCTGTTGCCTGCATAAAATGCCACATACCCGCTGCACCAACGTTAGAGGTTTCATCTATAAAACCACTTTCTGCCAAAGCTAAAAATTTAAAATCGTCTGGTAAACCATATTTTTTTAATAATGGTTCTAAAATAGGAAAGTACTTATTTGCTCTTTTTATCAATAATAGTCCATTAGATTGCCAATAGGTATTTACCAATAACTCTCTCTCCATTCTTTCTTTTACATCCGGTATTTCTAAAGGAACCCTTTCTCCAGCAAGATTTAAATTATTAGGTAGTTTTAATGCTTTTATTTTATAGGTTGCATGTGTACTTGTTTGTGGGTCTGTTTCATTTTTATTAATGCCATTATAAAATAAAAAAGCAACTATTAAGATGCTAAGTAGTGAAAGAAAACGGAGTGATTTATTCATGAGTTTGCAATGTTTTTGTGATTTAAAAATAAGGATGACCTGTGTTTTAACTAGTTAAAATATCGTTAATAATTTTAGTTAATTTCTTGGCTTTAGTAATAATCATAATATGGGTACCACCTTCTATTTGTATACAGTTGTTTATGTTTTTTATAGGAAATACGTGGTCATTTGTACCGTGGATGTGCGTAATGTTTTGATTCTTTTCTGTTTGTTCCCACCTAATAATAGAACCAATAGACCAGTTTAAGTATAGTTCACTTCTAACAGAAAGGTATTTCTTATAAATATGGGCTCTCTTTTTTAAAGATTTACCTAAAAAATATTTAGCATAATCTTCAAAATTTGAGACAACCTTAGTTGGAAAAAACTTATAAGCTTTTGTGAATTTCACAAATTTAAACCTTTTTGGCAGTTCTTTATGGTGTTTTACGCTAGAAATAATAATTGTTTTTTTAACATCTAGATACTTACTCATTTCTTGTACCATAATTCCGCCAAAAGAAACACCTACTAAAACAGGTTTTTCTTCTTTTACATCCTCGCTCATTCTCATTGCGTAGTTAGCAATAGACTCATCTTGAGCTATAGGTGTTATCCATTTTAAATAATGAATGTCATATTTATCTTTTGATAATTCTAAGTTTTCAAAAATTTCTGGTCCAGCTGCTAAACCAGGAACCAAGTATATTGGAATCTTTTTCATATCTATTTATTTTAATGTAGCAATTACATTTTAAATTGTAACGCTATTGTTTTCAAAATTAAATCTTACAAGACCATCTTCGTCAATTTCAGTAAGCGTTATAGTGTGTAATGTATTTACCAACTCTGGGTTCCAAGGTGTTTTAACTTTAACGTAATTTTCTGTAAAACCGTTTATATAACCTTCTTTATTTTCATTTTCAAATAAAACGGTTACGGTATTACCTAATTGATTCTCATAAAAAGCACGTCTTTTCTTAGCAGATAAACCACGTAACATTTTACTACGTTTGGCACGTACTTTTTTAGGCACCACACCTTCTAAATGCACTGCTTCTGTATTAGGTCTTTCTGAATAAGTAAAAACATGTAAGTAAGAAATGTCCATCTCGTTTAAATAGTTGTACGTTTCTAAAAATAGCTCGTCTGTTTCACCAGGAAAACCAACAATAACATCTACACCAATACAGGCGTTAGGCATTACTTCTTTAATTCTTGTTACTCTGTTTGTGTATGTATTTGTTAAATACCTACGTTTCATTTTCTTAAGTAACTCATCACTACCAGATTGCAAAGGAATATGAAAATGAGGAACAAAAGAATCTGATTTAGATACAAATTCAATTGTTTCATCTTTTAATAAATTAGGTTCTATAGATGAAATTCGTAATCGATGTATACCGTCTACTTTATCTAATTCTTTTACTAAATCTAAGAAAGTATGTTCGTGCTTTTTGTTACCAAATTCACCTTTACCATAATCTCCAATATTTACACCCGTTAAAACAATTTCTTTAATTCCTTTTGATGAAATTTCTCTGGCATTTTCAATAACATTTTCTAAAGTATCGCTTCTAGAAATTCCACGTGCTAAAGGAATTGTACAATAAGTACATTTATAATCGCAACCATCTTGTACTTTTAAAAATGCACGTGTTCTATCTCCAATAGAGTAAGAACCTACATAAAAATCTGCATCAGAAATTTCACAAGAGTGTACTTCTCCAACATTATTTTTAGTTAAATCGTTTATATAACTGGTAACATTAAATTTCTCTGTAGCACCTAAAACTAAATCTACACCATCTACAGCTGCTAATTCTTCTGGTTTTAATTGCGCATAACAACCAACCGCAATTAAAAAAGCATCATCATTTTTCTTTAATGCATTTTTTACAATGGTTTTAAAGCGTTTATCTGCATTATCTGTAACAGAACAAGTATTTATAACATAAACATCTGCTGGTTCTTCAAAATCTACACGCTCAAAGCCTTCGCTCACAAAATTACGAGCAATAGTAGATGTTTCTGAAAAATTTAATTTGCATCCTAAAGTGTAAAAGGCAACTTTCTTTTCTGCATTCATTCTAATAAGTTTGTTTAACTAAAAAACAAAACTTTAAAAAAGGATTTATTTCTTAAAGTTCAAATTGTATATTTACAAATACTGTGTGTAACAGTTTAAAAACGCAAAAGTACGATATTATTGATGATTTTTGAAACGGAAAGGTTAATTATTAGAAGACTAATTTTAGAGGATTTAGCAGCTTTTCATCAGCTAGAAAGCAATGAGAATGTTTTAAAATATGCTACAGGAAATCCAAAAACCTATATTGAAAACGAAAAAGAGTTAAAAACATTGATTTTAAAATATAGTGACACTAATAATGATTTTTGGATTTATGCGATCATCAGAAAAAGGGATCATCAATTTCTTGGAACTGTTGCTTTGGTTAAAGATAATCTAGAAGATGAAATTGGCTATCGTTTTTTAGAAAAATATTGGAAGCAAGGGTTTGGTTTTGAAGTTTGTGTGGGATTAATTTCTTATTGTAAGAAACTTAAAATGGATAAAATTATTGGCTATGTAGTAGATGAAAATGTAGCTTCTTCTAAAATTTTAGAAGCAAATTTTTTTCAAATAAAAAATACTTTTATAAATGATGAAGGTATGGCGGAAACCAAATATGAGTTGTACCTGTAATTAGGGCTAATTTAATGCTTCGGTATCGTGATGTATTTTTTCTACAGTATTAATGATTCAAAGAAGTGTTTTAGTTTTCTGTTGAAGAAATAATATAGATTAAGAAGAAGTTTAAGTTAAGAAAAAGTGTATTAAAAATGCCAATTGTGTATTTGTAAAATAGTATGAGATTATGGCTTTAATAAATAAGTTTAATACAAATAGTGTAATATAGTTATTGTAATTATGAGTCAAATAAAAAAAACAGATGTTTGTATTATTGGCGCAGGACCCTCTGGCGTTGCAACGTCTTTGATGTTATCTAAATTAAAAATTAAGCATTGTATAGTAGATAAAGCTACTTTTCCTAGAGATAAAACGTGTGGAGATGGACTAATATTATACGCTTACAAATCTTTAAAACTTTTAGGAGAAGATTTGTTTTTAGAATTTTTGAAAAATCCTAAATTTATACATAGTAAAAAAATTACGCTGCTTATAAACAATAATTCTAAAATTGAATTTAAAGAAAGTGAAGATAGGGATATGGTTATTTCTTATGCAAAACGTTTCGATTTTGACCATTTTTTAGTCAATCATTTATCTAGCGAATATGCTTGTCAATATTTTGGAAATGGAGTAAAAGTGATTGAAAATCAAATAGATGGTGTTTGTATTAAATTAAAAAACGGCCAAGAAATTTTGTCTAAAATGGTGGTAGGAGCAGATGGGGCAAAATCTATTGTTTCTGGTAAATTGGCTCAGAATAAAATAGATAAAAAGTTTTCATCTACTTTTGTAAGTGCTTATTTTACGGGGGTTCAAGATCTTGCTATAAAAAATGAAGCAGAAGTTAGAATGATTTATAAAAAAACGCTTTTGTTTTTTTATGTTTTTCCGTTGTCAGATGGTCAAGTAAATATTAGTTTAGGAGGTAGGTCTGATCAGATAAAAAAAAATGGTATAAATTTAGTTCATGAAATAGAAAATCTAATTAAAACGAATAAATATATTAAACATCAATTTGTAAATGCAACGAAAGTAAACTCTTGGAGAGGTTGGTCTATTCCGTTTCATTTTGGTAATTATAAAATTTCCGGAGAGCGTTTTTTATTAGTAGGGGATGCAGCAGGTTTGGCAAATGCTTTTTATAAAGAAGGTATTGGTACGGGTATGATGTCTGGTATTATTGCT
Protein-coding regions in this window:
- a CDS encoding alpha/beta hydrolase, yielding MKKIPIYLVPGLAAGPEIFENLELSKDKYDIHYLKWITPIAQDESIANYAMRMSEDVKEEKPVLVGVSFGGIMVQEMSKYLDVKKTIIISSVKHHKELPKRFKFVKFTKAYKFFPTKVVSNFEDYAKYFLGKSLKKRAHIYKKYLSVRSELYLNWSIGSIIRWEQTEKNQNITHIHGTNDHVFPIKNINNCIQIEGGTHIMIITKAKKLTKIINDILTS
- the mtaB gene encoding tRNA (N(6)-L-threonylcarbamoyladenosine(37)-C(2))-methylthiotransferase MtaB — its product is MNAEKKVAFYTLGCKLNFSETSTIARNFVSEGFERVDFEEPADVYVINTCSVTDNADKRFKTIVKNALKKNDDAFLIAVGCYAQLKPEELAAVDGVDLVLGATEKFNVTSYINDLTKNNVGEVHSCEISDADFYVGSYSIGDRTRAFLKVQDGCDYKCTYCTIPLARGISRSDTLENVIENAREISSKGIKEIVLTGVNIGDYGKGEFGNKKHEHTFLDLVKELDKVDGIHRLRISSIEPNLLKDETIEFVSKSDSFVPHFHIPLQSGSDELLKKMKRRYLTNTYTNRVTRIKEVMPNACIGVDVIVGFPGETDELFLETYNYLNEMDISYLHVFTYSERPNTEAVHLEGVVPKKVRAKRSKMLRGLSAKKRRAFYENQLGNTVTVLFENENKEGYINGFTENYVKVKTPWNPELVNTLHTITLTEIDEDGLVRFNFENNSVTI
- a CDS encoding NAD(P)/FAD-dependent oxidoreductase, translated to MSQIKKTDVCIIGAGPSGVATSLMLSKLKIKHCIVDKATFPRDKTCGDGLILYAYKSLKLLGEDLFLEFLKNPKFIHSKKITLLINNNSKIEFKESEDRDMVISYAKRFDFDHFLVNHLSSEYACQYFGNGVKVIENQIDGVCIKLKNGQEILSKMVVGADGAKSIVSGKLAQNKIDKKFSSTFVSAYFTGVQDLAIKNEAEVRMIYKKTLLFFYVFPLSDGQVNISLGGRSDQIKKNGINLVHEIENLIKTNKYIKHQFVNATKVNSWRGWSIPFHFGNYKISGERFLLVGDAAGLANAFYKEGIGTGMMSGIIAANNIEKCLRENNFSEQILKSYEKDIKKEFGRLLKASHYTLRFAKFKMFFLSVVTLFKYKIEGKATKVIKKRSY
- a CDS encoding YwbE family protein, yielding MIDGRQRKNVEIGLFVEIVQKPHQRSGELTEGVIAKILTKSQNHPYGIKVQLESGLVGRIKNIIE
- a CDS encoding GNAT family N-acetyltransferase; translated protein: MIFETERLIIRRLILEDLAAFHQLESNENVLKYATGNPKTYIENEKELKTLILKYSDTNNDFWIYAIIRKRDHQFLGTVALVKDNLEDEIGYRFLEKYWKQGFGFEVCVGLISYCKKLKMDKIIGYVVDENVASSKILEANFFQIKNTFINDEGMAETKYELYL
- a CDS encoding lytic transglycosylase domain-containing protein, with protein sequence MNKSLRFLSLLSILIVAFLFYNGINKNETDPQTSTHATYKIKALKLPNNLNLAGERVPLEIPDVKERMERELLVNTYWQSNGLLLIKRANKYFPILEPLLKKYGLPDDFKFLALAESGFIDETSNVGAAGMWHFMQATGKEYGLEINSNVDERYDIEKSTKVAAEYLKKSQKRFNSWTLAAAAYNAGNYGVSKRLDEQEVTNYYDAKLPDETERYVLRIIALKEVISNPKKYGFVFENEDLYTLAKTRTIKVDTAISNITHFAKKFGMNYKEFKIYNPWLRENKLNNKSRKVYEIKVPVN